The following proteins are co-located in the Armatimonadota bacterium genome:
- a CDS encoding class I SAM-dependent RNA methyltransferase gives MITLVATCAFGLEGLVADELRALGYADLRVDRGKVTWSTDPPAICRANLWLRCADRVLLELGSFRSTTFDELFDQTTALPWSDWIPPDAEFPVIGKSVKSTLSSVPACQSVVKKAIVNALQRRHGVRTLPETGPRHRVQVALLKDVVSLTLDTSGDGLHKRGYRDLSAPAPLRETLAAAMVTLSHWQPGFILADPCCGSGTIPIEAAMIGRNIAPGTLRTFDAFRWPALPRELWSDALDEADELAVHDRKLRIWGSDISSDAIRLAEHHADRAGFGGEIEFVQRPLAEFRTHHKYGYLICNPPYGERLGDVRQAEELYGQLKGVLDGLRDWSMFVLTPHAELERFVGRQATHRRRLYNGRIKCIYYQFFGPKPPGTTD, from the coding sequence ATGATCACGCTGGTCGCAACATGTGCCTTTGGCCTGGAGGGACTGGTGGCCGATGAGCTTCGGGCTCTCGGCTACGCGGACCTGCGCGTGGACCGAGGAAAGGTCACCTGGTCCACTGATCCGCCGGCCATCTGCCGGGCGAACCTGTGGCTGCGTTGCGCGGACCGCGTCCTGCTGGAACTGGGGTCTTTTCGCTCCACCACCTTCGACGAACTCTTCGATCAGACCACCGCGCTGCCCTGGAGCGACTGGATTCCCCCGGATGCCGAGTTCCCCGTGATCGGCAAGTCAGTCAAGTCCACGCTCTCGAGCGTCCCGGCCTGCCAGAGTGTCGTCAAGAAGGCGATCGTGAACGCGCTCCAGCGCCGGCACGGCGTGCGCACGCTTCCGGAGACAGGGCCGCGTCACCGGGTGCAGGTTGCGCTGCTCAAAGACGTGGTTTCTCTCACCTTGGACACCAGCGGGGATGGCCTGCACAAACGCGGCTATCGTGATCTGTCGGCGCCTGCGCCTCTGCGAGAGACCCTTGCGGCGGCGATGGTCACTCTCAGCCACTGGCAACCCGGCTTCATCCTGGCCGATCCCTGCTGCGGCTCGGGCACCATACCCATTGAGGCCGCGATGATCGGCCGTAATATCGCGCCGGGCACGTTGCGAACCTTCGATGCGTTCCGCTGGCCGGCGCTACCCCGCGAACTGTGGAGTGACGCGCTTGACGAAGCCGATGAACTCGCTGTGCACGACCGCAAACTGCGCATCTGGGGCAGCGACATATCTTCGGACGCAATCCGGTTGGCCGAACACCACGCCGACCGCGCCGGATTTGGCGGCGAGATCGAGTTCGTCCAGCGTCCGCTCGCCGAGTTCCGGACCCATCACAAGTATGGGTACCTGATCTGCAACCCGCCGTACGGAGAGCGTCTGGGGGATGTCAGGCAGGCGGAGGAACTCTACGGGCAATTGAAGGGCGTGCTGGACGGCCTGCGCGACTGGTCCATGTTCGTGCTCACGCCACATGCTGAACTGGAGCGCTTCGTGGGAAGGCAGGCGACCCATCGCCGGCGCCTCTACAACGGGCGCATCAAGTGCATCTACTACCAGTTCTTCGGCCCGAAGCCGCCCGGCACGACAGACTGA